One window of Cygnus atratus isolate AKBS03 ecotype Queensland, Australia chromosome 29, CAtr_DNAZoo_HiC_assembly, whole genome shotgun sequence genomic DNA carries:
- the IL23A gene encoding interleukin-23 subunit alpha yields the protein MAPLRRLCLCLPALLLLLLPAPPVAAAPAPVPVPGTDWAACKDLSRELSRLLGTLKEPHSELNRVQIAVEDPEGDCATRIRCSDACDPSALDTNNTRCLRRILQGLQHYRDLLGSEIFSAHRLPQLEATLDRLLGVVQQAPGRPCQAPLGPTTPTWAESLLPQLRHQALEQLQSFTAVMSRVFTYSARPH from the exons AtggccccgctccgccgcctctgcctctgcctcccggcgctgctgctgctgctgctgccggcgcCGCCGGtcgccgcggccccggccccggtcccggtcccgggcACCGACTGGGCCGCCTGCAAGGACCTCTCCCGGGAGCTGTCGCGGCTGCTGGGGACGCTCAAGGAGCCGCACTCGGAGCTG AACCGGGTGCAGATTGCTGTGGAGGACCCCGAGGGGGATTGTGCCACCCGCATCCGCTGCAGCGATGCCTGCGACCCCTCTGCACTGGACACGAACAACACG CGCTGCCTGCGACggatcctgcaggggctgcagcactaCCGGGACCTGCTGGGCTCCGAGATCTTCAGCGCCCACCGCCTGCCGCAGCTGGAGGCCACGCTGGACCGGCTGCTGGGGGTCGTGCAG cagGCACCCGGCCGCCCCTGCCAGGCTCCCCTGGGCCCCACCACCCCAACCTGGGCCGAGTCGCTGCTGCCGCAGCTGCGGCACCAAGCGCTCGAGCAACTCCAGTCCTTCACCGCCGTCATGAGCCGCGTCTTCACCTACAGCGCCAGACCCCACTGA
- the STAT2 gene encoding signal transducer and activator of transcription 2, with protein MAQWQEVQNLANTHLEQVHQLYAAAALPMAVRQCLAAWIEDQDWLQATEPLSSHARMLFHSLLALLDERLGSLGLGDEDFMLKHNLRKARRDLQAAFEECPESFANLVANLLQEEQRILRLGQAGGQGEAAPAPSTPPKSDREQEIQRRLAEFHTALQEAERAFRHLEDLQDAFDFCYKVHYLPGQDQTNDPEYIRQVQSLQAKLQNLDRQRREVVAQMQQLLGRSETLRDFLQQELKAWQERQQRSCLGAPVDTRLHQLEAWFTALGEGLFQLLQLLRALGELQQKVTYERDPLQAETPLLETRLREQLTCLLQSAFVVEQQPSMPNTPKRPLVLRTASKFCTRARLLVRLHDRNHRMEATIHIDRDPPKTRGFRKFNILTSSSKTLLAGDSPREGLICDFQYLTLKEQKISGSGKGSKGSNEGPLAVTEELHLITFTLAYAYCGLEMQLETSTLPFVIISNSNNQLSSAWASILWFNMLSPNPKDQQFFATPPPAPWPRLAEVLSWQFESVAERGLSREHLHMLAEKLLGSKPSPESVLSWSKFSKDGAAGFSFWAWLDGILGLLQEHLKKLWKDGLILGFVSRKQEKKLLKGKRTGTFLIRFSESVLGGVTFTWVEHPESGRPAFRAVVPYTTVELASLALPDIIRDYQLLAEENIPENPLLFLYPDTPRDEAFSPYYSQRQEGSLTEKKEYLNQRLIRVSSRQANESWQTEEELVVATENLETLQLQPSGLGSLQPTSPGTVPVVAGSPGTLQPVSPGTLQVVAGSPGMQQPLGPGTLQPVSPGTLQVVAGSPGMQQPLGPGTLQPVSPGVLQVVAGSPGTQHPMGPGMLQPGSRGPETPPLVQVGPGGLEMLQAGTGAQEPQLVLQLIPEGQGTLQVGPGGLGTLQVLPGGTGMLQQGGAGDRGTQQVAARAMEPQMLLQLIPKGQGMLQVGAGDLGTLQVLPGVVGTLQSAPRTTGVLQQVGAGDQGLLQPGPGTAEPLPVTDDQGLLPAGLGDLGPVLQGQDMQELLQFLEQDLEPGTGTLETLEAAELMPNMDSGLGQMDARLGGSAALLDPRDPFLPQPEDTALPATSSLFTVDTDFPPLHIDASDFQ; from the exons atggCGCAGTGGCAGGAGGTGCAGAACCTGGCCAACACCCACCTGGAGCAGGTGCACCAGCTGTacgccgccgccgcgctgcccaTGGCGGTGCGGCAGTGCCTGGCCGCCTGGATCGAGGACCAGGACTG GCTGCAGGCGACGGAGCCGCTCTCGTCCCACGCCCGGATGCTCTTCCACTCCTTGCTGGCGCTGCTGGACGAGcgcctgggcagcctggggctgggcgaCGAGGACTTCATGCTGAAGCACAACCTGCGCAAGGCGCGCCGGGACCTCCAG GCTGCTTTTGAGGAGTGCCCGGAGAGCTTCGCCAACCTGGTGGCcaacctgctgcaggaggagcagcggATCCTGCGCCTGGGGCAGGCGGGGGGGCAG GGGGAGGCCGCCCCGGCGCCCAGCACACCCCCGAAGAGTGACCGGGAGCAGGAGATCCAGCGGCGCCTGGCTGAGTTCCACACAGCCCTACAG GAGGCCGAGCGCGCCTTCCGGCACCTGGAGGACCTGCAGGATGCCTTTGACTTCTGCTACAAGGTGCACTACCTGCCAG GCCAGGACCAGACTAACGACCCTGAGTACATCCGGCAGGTCCAATCCCTCCAGGCCAAGCTGCAGAACCTGGACCGGCAGCGGCGG GAGGTGGTGGCGCagatgcagcagctcctggggcgCAGCGAGACCCTGCGGGacttcctgcagcaggagctgaaggcCTGGCAGGAGCGGCAGCAGCGCAGCTGCCTGGGGGCCCCCGTGGACACCCGCCTGCACCAGCTGGAGGCCTG GTTCACGGCGCTGGGCGAGGggctcttccagctgctgcagctgctgcgggcgctgggagagctgcagcagaaggtGACCTATGAGCGGGACCCGCTGCAGGCAGAGACGCCCCTCCTGGAGACGCGGCTGCGGGAGCAGctcacctgcctgctgcagag CGCCTTCGTGGtggagcagcagcccagcatGCCCAACACACCCAAGCGGCCGCTGGTGCTGCGCACGGCCAGCAAGTTCTGCACCCGCGCCCGCCTGCTGGTCCGCCTGCACGACCGCAACCACCGCATGGAGGCCACGATCCACATCGACAG GGACCCTCCGAAGACACGAGG GTTTCGCAAGTTCAACATCCTGACTTCAAGCAGCAAAACCCTCCTGGCCGGCGACAGCCCCCGGGAGGGGCTGATCTGCGACTTCCAGTACCTT ACGCTGAAGGAGCAGAAGATCAGCGGGTCGGGCAAGGGCAGCAAAGGCTCCAATGAG GGTCCCCTGGCCGTGACAGAGGAGCTGCATCTCATCACCTTCACGCTGGCGTACGCGTACTGCGGGCTGGAGATGCAGCTGGAG ACCTCCACCCTGCCCTTCGTCATCATCTCCAACAGCAACAACCAGCTCTCCAGCGCCTGGGCCTCCATCCTTTGGTTCAACATGCTTAGCCCCAACCCCAAG gaCCAGCAGTTCTTTGCCACGCCGCCCCCAGCGCCCTGGCCCCGGCTGGCCgaggtgctgagctggcagTTCGAGAGCGTGGCCGAGCGGGGCCTGAGCCGGGAGCATCTCCACATGCTGGCCGAGAAGCTCCTCG GCTCGAAGCCGTCTCCAGAGAGCGTCCTGTCCTGGTCCAAGTTCTCCAAG GACGGTGCCGCCGGCTTCTCCTTCTGGGCCTGGCTGGATGGGATCCTGGGCCTGCTCCAGGAGCACCTCAAGAAGCTCTGGAAGGACGG CCTCATCCTGGGCTTCGTGAGCCGCAAGCAAGAGAAGAAGCTGCTGAAGGGGAAGCGGACGGGGACGTTCCTGATTCGCTTCAGTGAGAGCGTCCTGGGGGGGGTCACCTTCACCTGGGTGGAGCATCCTGAGAGCG GGCGCCCTGCCTTCCGGGCCGTGGTTCCCTACACCACCGTCGAGCTGGCTTCCCTGGCGCTGCCCGACATCATCCGCGACTACCAGCTGCTGGCCGAGGAGAACATCCCCGAGAACCCACTCCTGTTCCTGTACCCCGACACCCCCCGTGACGAAGCCTTCAGTCCCTACTACAGCCAGCGGCAGGAGG GGAGCCTGACGGAGAAGAAGGAATACCTGAACCAGCGCCTCATCCGCGTGTCCTCCAG GCAGGCCAACGAGTCATGGCAGACAGAAGAGGAGTTGGTAGTTGCCACAGAAAACCTGGAGacgctgcagctgcagcccagcggGTTGGGATCACTGCAACCCACCAGCCCCGGGACAGTGCCGGTGGTGGCCGGGAGCCCAGGAACACTGCAGCCCGTGAGCCCAGGGACACTGCAGGTGGTGGCCGGGAGCCCAGggatgcagcagcccctgggacCAGGAACACTGCAGCCCGTGAGCCCAGGGACACTGCAGGTGGTGGCCGGGAGCCCAGggatgcagcagcccctgggacCAGGAACACTGCAGCCCGTGAGCCCAGGGGTGCTGCAGGTGGTGGCCGGGAGCCCGGGGACGCAACACCCCATGGGaccagggatgctgcagccagggTCCCGGGGCCCAGAGACACCACCGCTGGTGCAAGTGGGCCCAGGGGGCTTGGagatgctgcaggcagggaccGGGGCGCAGGAGCcgcagctggtgctgcagctcaTCCCTGAGGGCCAGGGGACGCTGCAGGTGGGGCCAGGGGGCTTAGGGACGCTGCAGGTGCTGCCCGGGGgtacagggatgctgcagcaagggggtgctggggaccgAGGGACGCAGCAAGTGGCAGCCAGGGCCATGGAGCCACAGATGCTGTTGCAGCTCATCCCCAAGGGCCAGGGGATGCTACAGGTGGGAGCAGGGGACTTGGGGACTCTGCAGGTGCTGCCCGGGGTGGTGGGGACGCTGCAGTCAGCGCCCAGGACCACGGGGGTGCTGCAACAAGTGGGAGCTGGGGACCAGGgactgctgcagccaggccctGGCACTGCGGAGCCACTGCCAGTCACAGATGAtcaggggctgctgccagcggggctgggggaccTGGGGCCGGTGCTTCAGGGCCAGGAcatgcaggagctgctgcagttccTGGAGCAAGACCTGGAGCCGGGCACGGGGACACTGGAGACGCTGGAGGCAGCGGAGCTGATGCCTAACATGGACAGCGGGCTGGGGCAGATGGACGCCAGGTTGGGGG GCAGTGCTGCGCTCCTGGACCCCCGCGACCCCTTCCTGCCACAGCCCGAGgacacagccctgcctgccaccagctccctctTCACCGTGGACACCGACTTTCCCCCGCTCCACATCGATGCCAGTGATTTCCAGTGA
- the APOF gene encoding apolipoprotein F, whose translation MPQALLFLLLLLLLLLLGLGGGSTHVPTPLEADARGLLAELAPPQALRGRGVSCRVLHPEALPGFSRLPPLPRALARAALALALSGATCGPEAEATVLGLHRELGTPAATALLRGLAGLRDTPSPRALPLLFSLVHLGHPGPAGPCSPRTGTLPLPHGVPAPGRRGARAWPPRCRRAARARRDGKDDACSPPGEQEAHGVLEWVPGVSLFYNLGTSIYFAFQGCEVLASERALEVAQDLGYAGLAALTAGASGPVAMGLGLGLQPGLKAGVRALFGYFTAEGEAPTAPATYSGPVLIV comes from the coding sequence ATGCCCCaggctctgctcttcctcctcctcctcctcctcctcctccttctcgGCCTGGGGGGCGGCAGCACCCATGTCCCCACCCCACTGGAGGCGGATGCgcgggggctgctggcagagctcgCCCCCCCCCAGGCGCTGCGGGGGCGCGGGGTCTCCTGCCGGGTCCTGCACCCTGAGGCCCTGCCTGGCTTCTCCCGGCTCCCCCCGCTGCCCCGCGCCCTGGCCCGCGCCGCCCTGGCCCTGGCACTGAGCGGAGCCACGTGCGGCCCTGAGGCCGAGGCAacggtgctggggctgcaccgGGAGCTGGGAACGCCTGCGGCCACCGCCCTGCTGCGGGGCCTGGCGGGGCTCCGTgacacccccagcccccgcGCCCTGCCCCTGCTCTTCAGCCTGGTGCACTTGGGGCACCCTGGCCCGgctgggccctgcagccccaggactGGCACCCTGCCGCTGCCGCATggggtgccagccccagggcgCCGTGGGGCCCGTGCCTGGCCCCCTCGGTGCCGCCGCGCAGCCCGGGCCCGGCGGGATGGCAAGGACGATGCCTGCAGCCCGCCGGGGGAGCAGGAGGCCCACGGGGTGCTGGAGTGGGTGCCGGGCGTCAGCTTGTTCTACAACCTGGGCACCAGCATCTACTTCGCCTTCCAGGGCTGCGAGGTCCTGGCCTCCGAGCGGGCCCTGGAGGTGGCCCAGGACCTGGGCTATGCTGGCCTGGCCGCCCTCACCGCCGGTGCCAGCGGCCCCGTGGCCatgggcctggggctggggctgcagccagggctcaAGGCCGGGGTGCGGGCACTCTTCGGCTACTTCACGGCGGAAGGGGAAGCTCCGACAGCCCCCGCTACCTACAGCGGCCCCGTCCTCATCGTCTGA
- the TIMELESS gene encoding protein timeless homolog — protein sequence MDWYMMNCELLATCSALGYLEGDVYHREPDCLESVKDLIRYLRHEDETRDVRQQLGAAQILQNDLLPLLVQYPQDKVLFDAVVRLLVNLTQPALLCFGKVPADATSRHHFLQVLSYLQAYKEAFASEKVFGVLSEKLYDVLQLDWEQRQEEDTLLIERILLLVRNVLHVPPDPTEKQDVDGDASVHDRVLWALHISGMDDLLKFLASAQSEQQWALHVLEIISLMFRDQSPEQLAALGQGQAAAERGEDTRELETLRQRELAEKRARALQRPSRHSRFRGSYVIQGLKAIGDNDVVFHKGLHNLQSYSHDLGKEPRRVPRRRWAPPDPGPSRRSARNVRLFLCHFCQDFLEGCYNRLMLLVKDQLLREKAQQHDETYYLWATAFFMAFNRSRGFRPELVSETVGVRAFHFIEQNLTTYYEMALMDKKEAVTWARRMHLALKAYQELLRTVQEMDRSPEPAVRDSSQVIKNNIFYLTEYRELLLALFRKFDETKQPRAFLRDLVETAHLFLRMLEHFCRGRAGLVVQSKRVRRKKKPRAPAALAPQPPSAAELEELWAGLAPQLQACLQGEVPLPEDVVPFDAASETPVEEQRAEALLRIQGCLRGAQAPEALRLLRCAREVWPEGDVFGPSGAGPPEETQLLREIFFAALPRHAPPEAEEPEELEKEEVEEDEEEQTVQVAEKEFNFMDYLKRFACAPVVRACALLLRGYAQNSARTNHCAARLLHRLARDLRMEALLFQLSLFTLFHRLLNDPGAAAHQELVALAKFILGKFFALAATNKKAFVELLFWKNPTAVREMTEGYSSLQEGEGAAARRAPAWTPQEEQALRELYWKYKEVEGQDVIAAILAELPAPGRTRRQVVKHLVRLGLASSAKDFPQQRKGTHIVLWTEEQEQELERLFEEFRGSDDVLGNIMKNLTARRSRAHVVEKLLGLGLVSERKELHKKRRRKGRGPELGEADALVVSAQDSSAEEGDSEEEEEEEEEEAESDPVEEHWVPEEGAGQGLVHLLHQEGLAGPLQWLENCLRRTAGDREQEGLSFPVPLVPLSEENEDAMEDRRFRALLRELGLRPPASEQESFWRIPATLTPQQLRRAAASLVHHSPNPEGLPQHPEGLPAPPRHPQAPASAAEQLPAPLGSDSESEEPVPVPLQSGSKRRRQLDSEDEDGGSPEAEPAAAAPRSEDDDDPQPAGRRKRARRLEEEEEED from the exons ATGGACTGGTACATGATGAACTGCGAGCTGCTGGCCACCTGCAGCGCCCTGGGCTACCTGGAAGGCGACGTTTACCACCGGGAGCCCGACTGCCTGG AGAGCGTCAAGGACCTGATCCGGTACCTGCGGCACGAGGACGAGACGCGGGATGTCcggcagcagctgggggcagcccaGATCCTGCAGAACGacctcctgcccctcctggTGCAGTACCCGCAGGACAAGGTGCTCTTCGACGCCGTCGTCAG GCTGCTGGTGAACCTGACGCAGccggctctgctctgcttcGGCAAGGTGCCGGCGGATGCCACCTCCCGGCACCACTTTCTGCAGGTCCTGTCCTACCTCCAGGCCTACAAGGAG GCGTTCGCCAGTGAGAAAGTTTTTGGGGTGCTCAGCGAGAAGCTCTACgatgtgctgcagctg gactgggagCAGCGGCAGGAAGAGGACACGCTGCTGATCGAGCggatcctgctgctggtgcGCAACGTGCTGCACGTGCCCCCGGACCCCACGGAGAAGCAG GATGTGGACGGCGATGCCAGCGTGCACGACCGGGTGCTGTGGGCGCTGCACATCAGCGGGATGGATGACCTGCTCAAGTTCCTGGCCAGCGCCCAGTCCGAGCAGCAATGGGCCCTGCACGTCCTCGAGATCATCTCCCTCATGTTCCGTGACCAG AGCCCGGAGCAGCTGGCAgcgctggggcaggggcaggcggcCGCCGAGCGGGGGGAGGACACGCGGGAGCTGGAGACCCTGCGGCAGCGGGAGCTGGCGGAGAAGAGGGCCCGAGCGCTGCAGCGCCCGTCCAG GCACTCCCGGTTCCGCGGCTCCTACGTCATCCAGGGCCTGAAGGCCATCGGAGACAACGACGTCGTCTTCCACAAGGGGCTGCACAAC CTCCAGAGCTACAGCCACGACCTGGGCAAGGAGCCGCGCCGGGTGCCGCGGCGGCGCTGGGCCCCCCCCGATCCCGGACCCTCGCGGCGCTCTGCCCGCAACGTCCGGCTCTTCCTCTGCCACTTCTGCCAGGACTTTCTGGAGGGCTGCTACAACCGCCTGATGCTGCTGGTCAAG gACCAGCTGCTGCGGGAGAAGGCTCAGCAGCACGACGAGACCTACTACCTGTGGGCCACCGCCTTCTTCATGGCCTTCAACCGCAGCCGGGGCTTTCGTCCCGAGCTGGTGTCGGAGACGGTGGGCGTCCGTGCCTTCCACTTCATCGAGCAGAACCTCACCACCTACTACGAGATGGCGCTGATGGACAAGAAGGAGGCGGTGACCTGGGCCCGCAG GATGCACCTGGCCCTGAAGGCCTACCAGGAGCTGCTGCGGACGGTGCAGGAGATGGACCGCTCCCCCGAGCCGGCGGTGCGGGACAGCAGCCAGGTCATCAAGA ACAACATCTTCTACCTGACGGAGTACCGCGAGCTCCTCCTCGCGCTTTTCCGCAAGTTTGACGAGACCAAGCAGCCGCGCGCCTTCTTGCGGGACCTGGTGGAGACAGCGCACCTCTTCCTGCGCATGCTGGAGCACTTCTGCCGCGGCCGCGCAGGGCTTGTGGTGCAG AGCAAACGCGTGCGGAGGAAGAAGAAGCCGCGGGCGCCCGCAGCCCTCGCCCCGCAGCCACCCAGCGCGGCcgagctggaggagctgtgggCAGGGTTGGCCCCACAGCTCCAGGCCTGCCTGCAG GGCGAGGTGCCCCTCCCCGAGGACGTGGTGCCCTTCGACGCTGCCTCGGAGACGCCGGTGGAAGAGCAGCGTGCGGAAGCTCTGCTGCGGATCCAGGGCTGCCTGCGGGGTGCCCAGGCCCCTGAGGCCCTGCGGCTGCTCCGCTGCGCCAG GGAAGTGTGGCCCGAAGGGGACGTGTTTGGCCCCTCTGGTGCGGGGCCGCCCGAGGAGACCCAGCTGCTGCGGGAGATCTTCTTCGCTGCCCTGCCCC GGCACGCGCCCCCTGAGGCCGAGGAGCCGGAGGAGCTCGAgaaagaggaggtggaggaggacgaggaggagcAGACGGTGCAGGTGGCGGAGAAGGAGTTCAACTTCATGGACTACCTCAAGCG gTTCGCCTGCGCCCCCGTGGTCCGCGCCTGcgcgctgctgctgcggggctATGCCCAGAACAGCGCCCGCACCAACCACTGCGCCGCCCGCCTTCTGCACCGCCTGGCCCGCGACCTGCGCATGGAGGCCCTGCTCTTCCAGCTCTCTCTCTTCACCCTCTTCCACCGCCTCCTCAACGACCCCGGCGCTGCTGCCCACCAG GAGCTGGTGGCCCTGGCCAAGTTCATCCTGGGCAAGTTCTTCGCGCTGGCGGCCACCAACAAGAAGGCCTTCGTGGAGCTGCTCTTCTGGAAGAACCCCACGGCCGTCCGCGAGATGACTGAGGGCTACAGCTccctgcaggagggagaggg ggctgctgcgCGCAGGGCCCCTGCCTGGACCCCGCAGGAGGAGCAGGCGCTGCGGGAGCTGTACTGGAAGTACAAGGAGGTGGAAG GCCAGGACGTCATCGCCGCCATCCTGGCCGAGCTGCCGGCGCCTGGGCGGACGCGGAGGCAGGTGGTGAAGCATTTggtgaggctggggctggccagCAGCGCCAAGGACTTCCCGCAGCAGAG GAAGGGCACCCACATCGTGCTGTGGacggaggagcaggagcaggagctggagcggctCTTTGAGGAGTTCAGGGGCTCGGATG ACGTCCTGGGGAACATCATGAAGAACCTGACGGCACGGCGGTCGCGGGCCCATGTGGTGGAGAAGCTGCTGGGACTGGGGCTGGTGTCGGAGCGCAAGGAGCTGCACAAGAAGCGCCGGAGGAAGGGCCGCGGCCCCGAACTG GGTGAGGCGGACGCCCTGGTGGTGTCAGCCCAGGACAGCTCAGCAGAGGAGGGGGacagtgaggaggaagaggaggaagaagaggaggaagcagagagcGACCCCGTAGAGGAGCACTGGGTGCCTGAGgaaggggctgggcagggcctGGTGCATCTTCTGCATCAGGAAG GCCTGGCCGGGCCCCTGCAGTGGCTGGAGAACTGCCTGAGGAGGACAGCCGGGGACCGCGAGCAGGAGG gccTGTCCTTCCCCGTGCCCCTGGTGCCTCTCTCAGAGGAGAACGAGGATGCCATGGAGGACCGGCGCTTCCGAGCCCTGCTAAGGGAGCTGGGGCTCCGTCCCCCCGCCAGTGAGCAG GAGTCCTTCTGGCGCATCCCCGCCACCCTCACCCCGCAGCAGctgcgccgcgccgccgcctccctTGTCCACCATAGCCCCAACCCTGAggggctcccccagcaccctgagGGGCTGCCGGCGCCACCCAGGCACCCCCAGGCTCCTGCTTCAG cagcagagcagctgccgGCCCCGCTCGGATCAGACTCAGAGAG CGAGGAGCCCGTCCCCGTCCCGCTGCAGTCGGGCAGCAAGAGGCGGCGCCAGCTCGACAGTGAGGATGAGGATGGTGGAAGCCCAG agGCAGAACCAGCCGCCGCTGCGCCCCGCTCAGAGGACGACGATGacccccagcctgcagggagGCGGAAGCGTGCCCGCcgcctggaggaggaggaggaagaggactGA
- the MIP gene encoding lens fiber major intrinsic protein, with protein MRELRSSSFWRAILAEFLGSLLYALLGLGASLRWAPGPHGVLGAALAFGLAQATLVQALGHVSGGHLNPAITLAFLLASQLSLPRALGYLLAQLLGALAGAGVLYGVTPAPVRGTLGLSALHPSVGPGQGTVVELLLTAQFILCVFASFDDRHDGRPGSAALPVGFSLALGHLFGIHYTGAGMNPARSFAPAVITRNFTNHWVYWAGPLLGAVVAALLYEFALCPRPRSLAERLAVLKGEPPAAEPPPEPPAEPLELKTQGL; from the exons ATGCGGGAGCTGCGCTCGTCCTCCTTCTGGAGGGCCATCCTGGCCGAGTTCCTGGGCAGCCTCCTCTatgccctgctggggctgggggcctcGCTGCGCTGGGCCCCGGGCCCCCACGGCGTCCTGGGGGCCGCCCTGGCCTTCGGGCTGGCCCAGGCCACCCTGGTGCAGGCGCTGGGGCACGTCAGCGGGGGGCACCTCAACCCGGCCATCACGCTGGCCTTCCTGCTGGCCTcgcagctctccctgccccgcGCCCTGGGCTACCTCCTGGCCCAGCTGCTGGGTGCCCTGGCCGGGGCCGGCGTCCTCTATGGGGTGACACCAGCCCCCGTGCGCGGCACCCTCGGCCTCAGCGCG CTGCACCCCAGCGTGGGCCCGGGCCAGGGCACggtggtggagctgctgctgaccGCCCAGTTCATCCTCTGCGTCTTCGCCAGCTTCGACGACCGCCACGACGGGCGCCCAGGCTCGGCTGCGCTGCCCGTCGGCTTCTCCCTCGCACTCGGCCACCTCTTCGGG ATCCACTACACGGGCGCCGGCATGAACCCCGCACGGTCCTTTGCCCCCGCCGTCATCACCCGCAACTTCACCAACCACTGG GTGTACTGGGCCGGCCCGCTGCTGGGCGCCGTGGTGGCCGCGCTGCTCTACGAGTTCGCGCTGTGCCCGCGGCCGCGCAGCCTGGCCGAGCGCCTGGCCGTCCTCAAGGGAGAGCCGCCCGCCGCCGAGCCGCCGCCCGAGCCGCCCGCCGAGCCGCTGGAGCTGAAGACGCAGGGGCTGTAg
- the LOC118260199 gene encoding LOW QUALITY PROTEIN: aquaporin-2-like (The sequence of the model RefSeq protein was modified relative to this genomic sequence to represent the inferred CDS: deleted 3 bases in 3 codons), translating to MAPYHQGPLSPRRPIAMAPHHQRPPSPWRPVTSHPSPWHRGALHPQELRSGCFWRAVLAEAMATLIFVGVVLGASAAPGPLAPALAGGLAAAALACALGAPQANPALTLALLCTRKLSALRGAAGLLAQCTGAVLASAAARSALLDDASLVTRVSAAGTAGQAWGWETFATFQLALAAFATADRAVGPTGLALGSAVAAGALAAGPFSGGSMNPARSLGPAIVTGIWDDHWVYWLGPVLGAVLAGFSYEFVFAPGASREKLGACLACRDVALVEATSPSPSSPPTAPSRGPPPAEQGQDTA from the exons ATGGCGCCCTATCACCAAGGTCCCCTGTCACCGAGGCGCCCTATTGCCATGGCACCCCATCACCAACGTCCCCCATCGCCATGGCGCCCCGTCACCTCACACCCCTCTCCGTGGCACCGCGGCGCCCTGCACCCCCAGGAGCTGCGCAGCGGCTGCTTCTGGCGGGCCGTGCTGGCGGAGGCGATGGCAACA CTCATCTTCGTGGGGGTGGTGCTGGGCGCCTcggcggcccccggccccctggCACCGGCGCTGGCAGGGGGTCTGGCGGCCGCGGCGCTGGCCTGC GCCCTCGGGGCGCCCCAGGCCAACCCGGCGCTGACGCTGGCGCTGCTCTGCACCCGCAAGCTGAGCGCCCTGCGCGGGGCCGCCGGGCTCCTGGCCCAGTGCACCGGGGCCGTGCTGGCCTCCGCCGCCGCGCGCTCGGCGCTG CTGGACGATGCCAGCCTGGTCACCAGG GTGAGCGCGGCAGGGACGGCGGGGCAGGCGTGGGGCTGGGAGACCTTCGCCACCTTCCAGCTGGCGCTCGCCGCCTTCGCCACCGCTGACCGGGCAGTCGGCCCCACCGGGCTGGCCCTGGGCAGCGCTGTGGCTGCCGGTGCCCTGGCTGCG GGGCCGTTCTCGGGGGGCAGCATGAACCCAGCCCGCTCGTTGGGGCCCGCCATCGTCACTGGCATCTGGGACGACCACTGG GTGTACTGGCTGGGGCCGGTGCTGGGTGCGGTGCTGGCTGGCTTCTCCTACGAGTTCGTCTTCGCCCCCGGTGCCTCGCGGGAGAAGCTGGGCGCCTGCCTCGCCTGCCGGGACGTGGCACTGGTGGAGGCCACCAGCCCGtccccctcctcgccccccaCCGCCCCCTCCAGGGGTCCCCCCCCAGCCGAGCAGGGCCAGGACACAGCCTGA